A stretch of Suncus etruscus isolate mSunEtr1 chromosome 9, mSunEtr1.pri.cur, whole genome shotgun sequence DNA encodes these proteins:
- the LOC126017722 gene encoding olfactory receptor 8J2: MAPGNLTRVTEFILRGVSDLPELQIPLFFVFLLIYGLTVAGNVGIITLTSVDAQLQTPMYFFLRHLAIINLGNSTVIAPKMLVNFLVTKKTISYYGCAAQLGGFLVFIVAEIFMLAAMAYDRYVAICNPLLYMVVVSPQICFLLVGLTYLYSMTTALTVSSCVFSVSYCSNNVINHFYCDNVPLLALSCSSTYIPETAVFTFSGTNLFFSMIIVLVSYFNIVLAILRIRSAEGRKKAFSTCASHMMAVTVFYGTLLFMYLQPRTNHSLDTDKMASVFYTLVIPMLNPLIYSLRNKDVKDALKRFLSNPWQSLKRV; the protein is encoded by the coding sequence ATGGCTCCAGGGAATCTGACCAGAGTGACTGAGTTCATTCTCAGGGGAGTCTCAGACCTTCCAGAGCTTCAGATCccgcttttctttgttttcctgctCATTTATGGGCTGACGGTGGCAGGGAACGTGGGCATCATCACCCTCACCAGCGTCGACGCCCAACTCCAAACCCCCATGTACTTTTTCCTCCGCCACTTGGCTATCATCAACCTTGGCAACTCAACTGTCATTGCCCCTAAAATGCTGGTGAACTTCTTGGTTACAAAGAAGACCATATCTTACTATGGATGTGCAGCCCAGCTGGGTGGCTTCTTAGTTTTCATTGTGGCTGAGATTTTCATGCTGGCAGCAatggcctatgaccgctatgtggccatTTGCAATCCCCTGCTCTACATGGTGGTGGTGTCCCCACAGATCTGCTTCCTCCTGGTTGGCCTCACCTACCTCTACAGTATGACCACTGCACTCACCGTGTCCTCCTGTGTCTTCTCTGTGTCGTATTGCTCTAACAATGTCATCAACCACTTTTACTGTGATAATGTCCCTTTGCTAGCCTTGTCTTGCTCAAGTACCTATATTCCAGAAACAGCGGTATTTACCTTTTCTGGGACTAATCTGTTTTTCTCTATGATTATTGTGTTAGTATCCTACTTTAACATTGTCCTGGCTATTTTGAGGATCCGTTCTGCTGAGGGGCGAAAAAAGGCCTTTTCTACCTGTGCTTCTCACATGATGGCTGTCACAGTGTTCTATGGGACTCTTCTCTTCATGTATTTGCAACCTAGGACCAACCACTCCTTAGATACTGACAAAATGGCCTCTGTTTTCTACACTCTTGTGATACCAATGCTGAACCCCCTCATTTACAGCCTCAGGAACAAGGATGTGAAGGATGCTTTGAAAAGATTCCTGAGTAATCCGTGGCAATCACTCAAACGAGTATAA
- the LOC126018682 gene encoding olfactory receptor 8I2-like — protein sequence MDEKNFTQVTYFILSGFSNHPELQVSLFLIFLLIYLFTVLGNLGLIMLIRMDSKLHTPMYFFLSNLAFIDIFYTSTITPKALLSFQSHQKTISFEGCFVQMCFFVGLAGSECFLLGSMAYDRYVAICNPLLYSVIMSQTVCNWLAVMPYVIAFTNAVISIYVISSLPYCGSNINHFFCDTTALLALSCVDTFNTEIMIFVLAGFSIVFTLFIIVVTYTAIISAILRIPSAAGRKKAFSTCASHLTGVTIFYGTLIFTYLQPDNSLSLTQAQVASVFYTIVIPMLNPLIYSLRNKDVKDALLRVILRHFTAIKNL from the coding sequence ATGGATGAGAAAAATTTCACGCAAGTGACCTACTTCATTCTGTCTGGATTTTCTAATCACCCTGAACTACAAGTCagccttttcttaatatttctcttGATCTATCTGTTCACTGTTTTGGGGAACCTTGGTCTCATCATGTTAATTAGAATGGACTCTAAACTTCATACACCCATGTACTTTTTTCTTAGTAATTTagcttttattgatatattttatacctCTACAATAACACCCAAGGCTCTGTTAAGTTTCCAATCCCACCAGAAAACCATCTCCTTCGAGGGCTGTTTTGTTCAAATGTGCTTTTTTGTGGGTTTGGCAGGTAGTGAATGCTTTCTTCTTGGCTccatggcctatgaccgctatgtAGCTATTTGCAATCCTTTACTGTATTCAGTAATTATGTCACAGACAGTTTGTAACTGGCTGGCAGTAATGCCATACGTGATTGCTTTCACAAATGCCGTAATATCTATTTATGTGATTAGTAGCTTGCCCTATTGTGGTTCCAATATCAACCACTTTTTCTGTGACACCACAGCACTTTTGGCTCTTTCCTGTGTTGACACATTTAACACAGAGATAATGATCTTTGTGTTAGCTGGGTTCAGCATTGTGTTTACCCTTTTCATTATCGTTGTCACTTACACCGCCATCATTTCAGCCATTCTGAGGATCCCATCAGCAGCAGGCAGAAAAAAGGCCTTTTCCACATGTGCATCTCACCTCACTGGGGTAACTATCTTCTATGGGACCCTGATTTTCACATATTTGCAGCCTGATAATTCCTTATCCCTGACCCAGGCACAGGTGGCCTCTGTGTTTTATACCATTGTTATCCCAATGCTCAATCCACTGATCTACAGTCTCAGGAACAAAGATGTGAAAGATGCTCTCCTGAGAGTCATACTCAGACATTTTACTGCCATAAAAAATCTATGA